In Schlegelella aquatica, one DNA window encodes the following:
- the flgJ gene encoding flagellar assembly peptidoglycan hydrolase FlgJ — protein MSAPIGLATDARSLEALRSAAAQDPKAAVKEAAKQFEAVFMQQLMKSMRSASLKSDLFDNEGSDLATEMLDSQYATAMSGRPGGLADLIARQLSRHMGGAEAMTPEDLTLRLPPAFKKLPQDIAAPKGGGKQAQFLRQHWDAAQAASRDTGIPAEFILAQAAHESGWGRRDIRRADGSPSFNVFGIKAGASWKGDVAEVTTTEYLGGQPRKVRAKFRAYASAEEAFRDYARLLKNNERYAKVIENAKTARGFAQGLQQAGYATDPQYAAKLTRIINTTLQLQRATT, from the coding sequence ATGTCCGCGCCCATCGGCCTCGCCACCGACGCCCGCTCGCTCGAGGCCTTGCGCTCGGCGGCTGCCCAGGACCCGAAGGCAGCGGTCAAGGAGGCGGCCAAGCAGTTCGAGGCCGTCTTCATGCAGCAGCTCATGAAGAGCATGCGCAGCGCCTCGCTCAAATCGGACCTGTTCGACAACGAGGGCTCCGACCTGGCGACTGAGATGCTCGACTCGCAGTATGCGACGGCGATGAGCGGGCGGCCGGGCGGCCTCGCCGATCTGATCGCCAGGCAGCTGTCGCGCCACATGGGCGGCGCCGAGGCGATGACGCCGGAGGACCTCACCCTGCGGTTGCCCCCGGCCTTCAAGAAGCTGCCGCAGGACATCGCCGCGCCCAAGGGCGGCGGCAAGCAGGCGCAGTTCCTGCGCCAGCACTGGGATGCGGCCCAGGCGGCCAGCCGCGACACGGGCATTCCTGCCGAGTTCATCCTCGCCCAGGCCGCCCACGAGTCGGGCTGGGGCCGGCGCGACATCCGCCGCGCCGACGGCAGCCCCTCCTTCAATGTGTTCGGCATCAAGGCCGGTGCGTCCTGGAAGGGCGACGTGGCCGAGGTCACGACGACCGAGTACCTCGGCGGTCAACCGCGCAAGGTGCGGGCGAAGTTCCGGGCCTATGCCAGCGCCGAGGAGGCGTTTCGCGACTACGCGCGCCTGCTGAAAAACAACGAGCGCTACGCCAAGGTGATCGAGAACGCCAAGACGGCGCGTGGGTTCGCGCAGGGCTTGCAGCAGGCGGGCTACGCGACCGACCCGCAGTACGCGGCCAAGCTCACGCGCATCATCAACACCACGCTGCA